tcctcctccacctccatctcctcttcctcttctaccccctcctcctcctctgctgaTGATGACTCCGAAGAGGAGCTTGACTCGGCGGCCGCGGCAACGACGACCTCCGCAAATACCGCTGCGGTGATTTTGGCTCCGCGGGTGGGGGTCAGCTACATGTAGTAGGTAGGGTAATGGCGGACCATAGCTAAGGCAGCCACGGATCTAGCTTGGCTTTTTTTTTGCTTCGACGGCTAGGGCTAGGGTACGGGTGCCGACAACTTCCATTTATAGTGGGCCGACTGTGTGGGGATTGGGCGGCACAGCCGACAAGGCTATTAGTGCCGGTGATGCTGCTTCATCTTCTTAGTAAAATGCTAACTACTTCAACTTATTAATATAAAACATGCCACAACATCTTTGTTTTATCTTCTTTGTAAAGTGCTAACTGGTTCCACTTACTTGTTACAGTGAATACTTCTGCAACTTCTCTGTTTTGTCTTCTTTGTAAAATTCATAGTGGTTTGCACTAATATGTTACAATGCAAATTGTTAGAACTTCTTTGCTTTATCTTCTCTACAGAGTAGTAGTGTTACCTGCTACTTTGATTTAGCTCACATTACATAATCAATAACCTGCTTATTTATTGTATATGTGAGCTAAATCGAGCTAGATCCCATTTGTTCTTATCGTGCAATGCAACTAAAATCAAATAGGTTACTGAACTCTCAGGCGAAATCGAGTGATGCATCTTATAACTCAGGCAACTGACAAATAGCAAAACAAGAAGAATAATTGTCGCATGCCTTTCATTCTCGTATATGAGTACAAAATCAGTACATATGGCACCATACAACAGAAAGTATGAATGTATGATTGGTCGAGTGGAAATCAAACAGTACACACACCGTACGAATCAATACTGTGCTACATTGATCAAGAACTTGAAAAACCCAAGCACGTACGCTCGGCCTTTTATTTTGGTCATTAGGAATTAAAAGTTGCGCTCGCCGTATCACGTAACGTCGCGCGTACGAATTAACGTGCACCATGGACGATGGACGAGGCTAGGCGGCAGTGACGGCGATCTTCATGCCGGATTGGCAGTGTCCGGGGATGCTACAGATGAAGTAGTTTGTGCCGCGGGCGAGGGTGACGCGGTCGGCGCCGGACTTGTAGACCTTGGCGCCCTTGGCCGGCTTGGCGCAGGCCTTGTACCCCGCCGCGCTCACCGCCACCACGTCGTGCGCCGTCGCGTCGTACTTGAACACTGTGCGGACGCATCAAAGGACTTGTTATCAGTGAACTTGCATGTATCGATCGATGCATGCACGTACGGATCGACGAGCGTACCTAGGACATCGCCGGCCTTGAAGCGCTTGCCGGTGGGCCAGGAGTTGGTGTTGAAGGACCAGCCGCCGCGGTCGCCGACGTTGAacaccgccgcctccgccacgAGAGTGAAGAGCAGAACAAAGCCCCGCGGTCGCCGACGTTGAacaccgccgcctccgccacgAGAGTGCAGAGAAGAAGCACGGCAAGGAGCACGGCCACGTTGGCACTGCCTCCTCCCCGTGCGGCCATTGCTAGCTAGCTTAGCTAGGAACGACTACCGATCAATTACCAACTCAAGAAGTAGCACGTACGAGGAGAGaggcaggttgagaggagaaatGCTGAGAGGGAGGTGCGGTGGTGGTTGGCAATGGACTAGCCGGTGCGGTTTTATAGGCCCGCCGGTGTGGAGGCGCGAGGGCAAGTAGGCCAAAAGGTGTGTGGAAATACTGGTTTTCTCGGTAGTG
The DNA window shown above is from Triticum urartu cultivar G1812 unplaced genomic scaffold, Tu2.1 TuUngrouped_contig_6059, whole genome shotgun sequence and carries:
- the LOC125530086 gene encoding chemocyanin-like, translated to MAARGGGSANVAVLLAVLLLCTLVAEAAVFNVGDRGGWSFNTNSWPTGKRFKAGDVLVFKYDATAHDVVAVSAAGYKACAKPAKGAKVYKSGADRVTLARGTNYFICSIPGHCQSGMKIAVTAA